In Callospermophilus lateralis isolate mCalLat2 chromosome 4, mCalLat2.hap1, whole genome shotgun sequence, one genomic interval encodes:
- the Znf384 gene encoding zinc finger protein 384 isoform X2 has translation MEESHFNSNPYFWPSIPTVSGQIENTMFINKMKDQLLPEKGCGLAPPHYPTLLTVPASVSLPSGISMDTESKSDQLTPHSQASVTQNITVVPVPSTGLMTAGPGLVITSPSGSLVTTASSAQTFPISAPMIVSALPPGSQALQVVPDLSKKVASTLTEEGGGGGGGGGNVAPKPPRGRKKKRMLESGLPEMNDPYVLSPEDEDDHQKDGKTYRSEGNCGTGNGQSLGLMDSVPGSTTNLLCDPGCRMCSLTFYSKSEMQIHSKSHTETKPHKCPHCSKTFANSSYLAQHIRIHSGAKPYSCNFCEKSFRQLSHLQQHTRIHSKMHTETIKPHKCPHCSKTFANTSYLAQHLRIHSGAKPYNCSYCQKAFRQLSHLQQHTRIHTGDRPYKCAHPGCEKAFTQLSNLQSHRRQHNKDKPFKCHNCHRAYTDAASLEVHLSTHTVKHAKVYTCTICSRAYTSETYLMKHMRKHNPPDLQQQVQAAAAAAAVAQAQAQAQAQAQAQAQAQAQAQAQAQVQASQASQQQQQQPQQPQPPHFQSPGAAPQGGGGGDSNPNPPPQCSFDLTPYKTAEHHKDICLTVTTSTIQVEHLASS, from the exons ATGGAAGAATCTCATTTCAATTCTAACCCATACTTCTGGCCTTCTATCCCCACAGTCTCAGGACAG ATTGAGAACACAATGTTCATCAACAAGATGAAGGATCAGCTGTTGCCAGAGAAGGGCTGTGGGCTGGCTCCACCCCATTACCCCACCTTGCTGACAGTGCCTGCCTCAGTGTCCCTGCCCTCAGGCATCAGCATGGACACAGAGTCCAAGTCAGACCAGCTGACCCCACACAGCCAGGCATCCGTTACTCAGAATATTACGGTGGTCCCTGTGCCGTCTACAGGACTGATGACTGCTG GTCCTGGTTTGGTAATCACATCCCCCTCAGGCTCTCTCGTGACCACAGCCTCATCAGCTCAGACCTTCCCCATTTCGGCTCCTATGATTGTCTCAGCTCTTCCCCCTGGCTCACAAGCCCTGCAGGTGGTCCCTGACCTCTCCAAGAAGGTAGCATCAACCCTAACTGAGGAAGGAGGcggaggtggtggtggaggtggcaaTGTGGCTCCCAAGCCCCCCCGGGGCCGCAAGAAGAAGCGGATGCTGGAATCAGGACTGCCTGAGATGAATGACCCTTATGTCCTCTCCCCTGAGGATGAAGATGACCATCAGAAAGACGGCAAGACCTACAG GAGCGAAGGGAACTGCGGCACAGGAAATGGACAGAGCCTTGGGCTCATGGATTCAGTTCCCGGCTCCACCACGAACttgctgtgtgaccctgg GTGCCGGATGTGCTCACTGACATTCTACTCAAAGTCGGAGATGCAGATCCACTCCAAGTCACACACCGAGACCAAGCCCCACAAGTGCCCACATTGTTCCAAGACCTTCGCCAACAGCTCCTACCTGGCCCAGCACATCCGTATACACTCAGGCGCTAAGCCCTATAGTTGTAACTTCTGTGAGAAATCTTTCCGCCAGCTCTCTCACCTTCAGCAGCACACCCG GATCCACTCCAAGATGCACACGGAGACCATCAAGCCCCACAAGTGCCCGCACTGCTCCAAGACCTTCGCCAACACCTCCTACCTGGCCCAGCACCTCCGTATCCACTCGGGGGCCAAGCCCTACAACTGTTCCTACTGCCAGAAGGCCTTCCGCCAGCTCTCCCACCTCCAGCAGCACACACG AATCCACACCGGTGATAGACCATACAAATGTGCACACCCAGGCTGTGAGAAAGCCTTCACACAACTCTCCAATCTGCAG TCCCACAGACGGCAGCACAACAAAGATAAACCCTTCAAGTGCCACAACTGTCATCGGGCGTACACAGATGCAGCCTCACTAGAGGTGCACCTTTCTACGCATACGGTGAAGCACGCCAAGGTGTACACCTGCACTATCTGTAGTCGGGCATATACATCG GAAACATACCTTATGAAACATATGCGCAAACACAACCCTCCTGATCTCCAGCAACAAGTAcaggcagcggcagcagcagcagcagtggccCAAGCTCAAGCTCAAGCTCAGgctcaggcccaggcccaggcccaggctcaAGCTCAAGCCCAAGCCCAAGCCCAAGTCCAAGCCTCCCAGGCatcacagcagcagcaacagcagccaCAGCAGCCACAGCCACCACACTTCCAGTCCCCTGGGGCAGCCCCCCAGGGTGGGGGTGGTGGGGACAGCAACCCCAACCCTCCACCCCAGTGTTCCTTTGACCTGACCCCCTATAAGACGGCGGAGCATCATAAGGACATCTGTCTCACTGTCACCACCAGCACCATCCAGGTGGAGCACCTGGCCAGCTCTTAG
- the Znf384 gene encoding zinc finger protein 384 isoform X6, translated as MEESHFNSNPYFWPSIPTVSGQIENTMFINKMKDQLLPEKGCGLAPPHYPTLLTVPASVSLPSGISMDTESKSDQLTPHSQASVTQNITVVPVPSTGLMTAGPGLVITSPSGSLVTTASSAQTFPISAPMIVSALPPGSQALQVVPDLSKKVASTLTEEGGGGGGGGGNVAPKPPRGRKKKRMLESGLPEMNDPYVLSPEDEDDHQKDGKTYRSEGNCGTGNGQSLGLMDSVPGSTTNLLCDPGCRMCSLTFYSKSEMQIHSKSHTETKPHKCPHCSKTFANSSYLAQHIRIHSGAKPYSCNFCEKSFRQLSHLQQHTRIHTGDRPYKCAHPGCEKAFTQLSNLQSHRRQHNKDKPFKCHNCHRAYTDAASLEVHLSTHTVKHAKVYTCTICSRAYTSETYLMKHMRKHNPPDLQQQVQAAAAAAAVAQAQAQAQAQAQAQAQAQAQAQAQAQVQASQASQQQQQQPQQPQPPHFQSPGAAPQGGGGGDSNPNPPPQCSFDLTPYKTAEHHKDICLTVTTSTIQVEHLASS; from the exons ATGGAAGAATCTCATTTCAATTCTAACCCATACTTCTGGCCTTCTATCCCCACAGTCTCAGGACAG ATTGAGAACACAATGTTCATCAACAAGATGAAGGATCAGCTGTTGCCAGAGAAGGGCTGTGGGCTGGCTCCACCCCATTACCCCACCTTGCTGACAGTGCCTGCCTCAGTGTCCCTGCCCTCAGGCATCAGCATGGACACAGAGTCCAAGTCAGACCAGCTGACCCCACACAGCCAGGCATCCGTTACTCAGAATATTACGGTGGTCCCTGTGCCGTCTACAGGACTGATGACTGCTG GTCCTGGTTTGGTAATCACATCCCCCTCAGGCTCTCTCGTGACCACAGCCTCATCAGCTCAGACCTTCCCCATTTCGGCTCCTATGATTGTCTCAGCTCTTCCCCCTGGCTCACAAGCCCTGCAGGTGGTCCCTGACCTCTCCAAGAAGGTAGCATCAACCCTAACTGAGGAAGGAGGcggaggtggtggtggaggtggcaaTGTGGCTCCCAAGCCCCCCCGGGGCCGCAAGAAGAAGCGGATGCTGGAATCAGGACTGCCTGAGATGAATGACCCTTATGTCCTCTCCCCTGAGGATGAAGATGACCATCAGAAAGACGGCAAGACCTACAG GAGCGAAGGGAACTGCGGCACAGGAAATGGACAGAGCCTTGGGCTCATGGATTCAGTTCCCGGCTCCACCACGAACttgctgtgtgaccctgg GTGCCGGATGTGCTCACTGACATTCTACTCAAAGTCGGAGATGCAGATCCACTCCAAGTCACACACCGAGACCAAGCCCCACAAGTGCCCACATTGTTCCAAGACCTTCGCCAACAGCTCCTACCTGGCCCAGCACATCCGTATACACTCAGGCGCTAAGCCCTATAGTTGTAACTTCTGTGAGAAATCTTTCCGCCAGCTCTCTCACCTTCAGCAGCACACCCG AATCCACACCGGTGATAGACCATACAAATGTGCACACCCAGGCTGTGAGAAAGCCTTCACACAACTCTCCAATCTGCAG TCCCACAGACGGCAGCACAACAAAGATAAACCCTTCAAGTGCCACAACTGTCATCGGGCGTACACAGATGCAGCCTCACTAGAGGTGCACCTTTCTACGCATACGGTGAAGCACGCCAAGGTGTACACCTGCACTATCTGTAGTCGGGCATATACATCG GAAACATACCTTATGAAACATATGCGCAAACACAACCCTCCTGATCTCCAGCAACAAGTAcaggcagcggcagcagcagcagcagtggccCAAGCTCAAGCTCAAGCTCAGgctcaggcccaggcccaggcccaggctcaAGCTCAAGCCCAAGCCCAAGCCCAAGTCCAAGCCTCCCAGGCatcacagcagcagcaacagcagccaCAGCAGCCACAGCCACCACACTTCCAGTCCCCTGGGGCAGCCCCCCAGGGTGGGGGTGGTGGGGACAGCAACCCCAACCCTCCACCCCAGTGTTCCTTTGACCTGACCCCCTATAAGACGGCGGAGCATCATAAGGACATCTGTCTCACTGTCACCACCAGCACCATCCAGGTGGAGCACCTGGCCAGCTCTTAG